From one Sus scrofa isolate TJ Tabasco breed Duroc chromosome 9, Sscrofa11.1, whole genome shotgun sequence genomic stretch:
- the LOC100517176 gene encoding olfactory receptor 52K1-like gives MSASNITSTHPAVFLLMGIPGLEHLHIWISIPFCSAYTLALLGNCTLLFIIRADTALHEPMYLFLAMLAAIDLVLSSTTLPKMLAIFWFRDQEINFYACLVQMFFLHSFSIMESALLLAMAFDRYVAICRPLHYTTVLTGPLITKIGLAAVTRAVTLMTPLPFLLRRFHYCRGPVIAHCYCEHMAVVRLACGDTRFNNIYGIAVAMFIVVLDLLFVILSYIFILQAVLKLASQEARYKAFGTCVSHIGAILAFYTPVVISSVMHRVARRAAPHVHILFANFYLLFPPMVNPIIYGVRTKQIRERVLGLFLRKDV, from the coding sequence ATGTCAGCCTCCAATATCACCTCAACTCATCCAGCAGTCTTCTTGCTGAtggggatccctggcctggagcaccTGCATATCTGGATCTCTATTCCCTTCTGCTCAGCCTACACACTGGCCCTGCTGGGAAACTGCACCCTTCTCTTCATTATCCGAGCAGATACAGCCCTCCATGAGCCCATGTACCTCTTCTTGGCCATGCTGGCAGCCATTGATCTGGTCCTGTCTTCTACGACGCTTCCCAAAATGCTGGCTATTTTTTGGTTCAGAGATCAGGAGATTAACTTCTATGCCTGCCTGGTCCAGATGTTCTTTCTCCACTCCTTCTCGATCATGGAGTCGGCACTGCTGCTGGCCATGGCctttgaccgctatgtggccatctgcaggCCACTGCACTACACCACAGTCCTCACTGGGCCCCTTATCACCAAGATTGGCTTGGCCGCTGTGACACGGGCTGTGACACTGATGACCCCGCTCCCCTTTCTGCTCAGACGCTTCCACTACTGCCGAGGCCCAGTGATTGCCCACTGCTACTGTGAGCACATGGCCGTGGTCAGGCTGGCCTGTGGGGACACTCGCTTCAACAACATCTATGGCATTGCAGTGGCCATGTTTATAGTGGTGTTGGACCTGCTCTTTGTTATCCTGTCATATATCTTCATTCTTCAAGCAGTTTTGAAGCTTGCCTCTCAGGAGGCTCGCTACAAGGCCTTTGGGACGTGTGTGTCCCACATAGGTGCCATTTTAGCCTTCTACACACCTGTGGTCATCTCCTCAGTCATGCACCGTGTGGCTCGCCGGGCTGCCCCTCACGTCCACATACTCTTTGCCAATTTCTATCTGCTCTTCCCACCCATGGTCAACCCCATCATCTATGGTGTCAGGACCAAGCAGATTCGTGAACGAGTCTTAGGACTATTCCTAAGAAAGGACGTGTAA